The sequence GAGACCGGCAAATTATCACTCTCTGTTTCTTGTAAAAGTTTTAAAGAAAGAGATCAGAAACATGATTGACAGACTCGGTTTACTGATTTACAACACCAGCCACAACCTAACAACACTTGCCAGATGTGCGAGGACTTGTGAAACTCAAGCTCAGGgttgggagaaagaaaaggtcagCTCAAAGGTCAGGGCgcgagaaaagagaggaaagaggatcgATGAAAAGGTGATTTgattgagggaataaatcatgCAGCCAAATATAACCAATTTAAAGAATAGAATGATCTCTGATCTGCATAAAACCAAAAAATTGTGGTCCGTTGATTCATGggttctgttttaatgtttcctCTTTTAGTTTGTTATTTAAAAGTCTGAATATATTCTAGAATATCAAAAAATAGGGagttttggtttgtgtttgtgtgtaatggGACGTACGGTAGAGGTTCCCATGTTGTCTGTCGGACGTTGTAACAAGCTCAGAAACTTGTAATTACGATAACTCTGTATCATCAGCGCTGCATTACACCCTCTGGTGTTGACACGGGACGGGTTTAATACTGAGAAGGTAAGATGGAGGCAAAATGTGTGTATACTTTTGAGGATTTGTCcagttttcattcatatttggGACATTTTACGTTAAAGaatatgtgtgtaaatgatGGATGATGGCGGGGGGGGAATGATTCAGCAGCTTTAGTCCCAGTTTTCTCTTCATGTGAccactttaatgtattttgttccTCCATCATTTATACTACTTTCTTGTCCTGCTCAGGAATTCTTATGTTTAATGcttctttttgcattttgattGGTGTGGATCAGAACGGAGGTTTTGAATTAATTGGCCGGTTGCCCCAATTTTTGTTGCATAAATAAACACGttggaaaggaagaaaaagtgaACGCAGCAACTGAGATGTAACCATCTGCTGAACCTGTGTGCGTTTcgaataataataactttttttcttgtcaCCCGATAGCTGAGTATCATGCGTTGTGTCGACAAATAGTTTCCAGAAGTTCCTCACCAGAACCTTTCCAAAGGCCCACGTGTCCTTTCCCCCGCATGAACAATTCACTTCTGGAAGTCATTTCTCatttgtttgcgtgtgtgtgtgcgagcttCTGTCCGACGCGGCCTTTTTCTATTGATTTTCAACGCTGAGTGATCCAGGCAGTGCTTTCCCACGCTTGGCTCCCACAAAAGTGTCAAGCTGATGAAGTCATCGCGGGCGACAAGGAGTCCTGTGAATGGGATGTACTCAGTTTAATACTTTTCTATAGACTGCTTCATGCTAGACAGCTGAGACttatcgtatatatatatatatatatgtgtgtgtgtgtgtgtgtgcaccatgAAAGAGCTTGACGTGCCACCACAGCTGTGGATTCTTTGCTTTTAACAGCGAACTCCTGCGCCCACGGTGGCTTGTGGTATTCTGTTGTCAGTTAGAAATGTAGCACACACTGTAAATAATAATCAGACTGACTGATCGTGGGTGGGCCGCGGAGAAGTCTGGAGTTAGTGTGACGGACGTCTGGTTTCCTCTGAATGACCTCCGCTGTTGGTACGATGAACGCATTCATGCAATTTGTTGCCGCATTGCAGCGAGAATTAGAAAAACTGCAGAGATATATGAGGAAaaagtggattattattatttatttttttagcaatCGCTGGTAAATAATTCTCATACTCGGGGTTTCTTCTCACACTAAAATActttcaatttaaatgaattcatTCTGCCATGGCTCTTCACGAAACCACTGAGTTCATAACTGGAGCTGGAATATCCCAAAATGAGCGATGAacatatttattctgtattttttttagctcGTGGTCCATAAAAACGAAGCCCTATCTATTACAAACTATTTGATTATTAGCTCACTCGATGATCGCGTTACACAAATATCAGCCAGGATGTAAACATCAGGTAGCAGGTGAAGTGTTGTTCCTGTGTAGGAAAATccttgtttatgttttcagaCATTCCTGTTTTCTAATAAATACTTTTGGTATTGGGTCGGAAAAAAATGGTATTGGAACATTTTACTtacatctttctttcttcaagGAGTTGGATAGTTGTTTGTTTTGCCaattattaattgattattcaaCAAATCGTTGCAGTTTTACATTTGTGTGACGAAATACTTTCATTCTGTTTTTCCAGAACCTTTGATACGGACTGGCCTTTCGGTCAGAGGTTCAAACGGATATTTATTCCACCGAACCCACGAACCCACATCTAGCATGGCTACGCGAGGCGCTCTGGGCTGCCTCCTCCTGACCGCTCTGCTCAGCTTATCAAACGCCGGGCTCGTGAAGGAAATCCTACGGCATCGCCGACAGACCCTGGAGCCCCCTGAAGACCACAACGCCACGCTGCCGAGCGCGGACCGCCCCGTGGTTTTCAACCACGTCTACAACATCAACGTTCCCGCCAGTTCGCTGTGCTCCGTGGACCTGGACGCTCCGGAGAGCACGCGGCTCCGGCCTAAAGACGCGGCGGCCTCGCCGGGCGAGCTTTTCACAGAACACACGATCGACGGGGAGAACCAAATCGTCTTCACCCACCGCATCAACGTGCCTCGACAGGCCTGCGGTTGCGGCGAAGACCTGACGGGCCTGAAGGAACTCATGAGCCGACTTGAGATGCTGGAGGGAGAGGTTTCCGCACTGAGGGTTCAGTGCAACGGTGACGGGGCATGCTGCGGAGCGCAGGTCACGGGTAGGTGTCAAGTCTGTCTGGCTTTTGTCTGGTATGTAGCTTACAGCAAGAGCGGTAAAACAATCCTTTGTTTCTCTAAAACGGCATTTGGAAAGTGCGACGCTAAGGACATCTGTTCCATTCATCTGTTGAGGAGTTCAGGAATCCAGTGTGGGGGTGTCATACTCCCAAAAATCTCTCCGGTTTGAAAAGGTCCTTTATTTGGCTCAAAAAGAGATACAGTCGctgcataacaatgaacgtTAAAACGTCTGCTCTTCTTGTAGCTGCTGAAATGAGCTTTTGGACCGGAGATTAGAGGAGGAGGTTGATACCATTGATATATAAAGTCAGCtgctgcttagcttagcataattcctggaaaaaaacaaccaagaaaTAGTCCTGCAGGTAAACCCCCCCATAAAAtacactctttcttttttttacgagttgaacaaacacaatataacatgttaattagtgagccaAGCCAGGACAGGCTAGCTATTTCCAGTCTTcctgctatgctaagctaatcatcCGCTGCTTTGGAATAAAGGAACATCGTGGAGGACTTAGGTGGATTTGTTAGCAAAAATTAACTATGACTTGAATGCAAGCGTAGTTCCCCCGAAACACTTGAAAAGGGAAGGGTAAGCAGAGAGGATTTCATTTGGATGCAATCTGCATCTTTACCACTAGATGGCCCTTATTCCTACACActtggtatcgatcttctcatcgaTCTTCTCATCGATCTTCTCATCGATCTTCTCATCGATCTTCTCATCAAGATCCCACAAAATCAAATAAGCTTGCAAGTTgcttaaataaaacataaaaaaaactgacaatGACAATTTAATACCACAGAAGAGGATATTCAACAAAACATTGTAATTTAATTGGCTTTACTTTCTCATCAAAGGTGCGGTGGGAACTAAACCTTACTGCCACGGCAACGGAAACTACAGCGCCGAAACCTGCGGCTGCATATGTGAGCCGGGCTGGAGGGGACCCAACTGCACTGAACCCGAGTGTCCCGGTGACTGCCAGAACCGAGGCCGGTGCGTCGACGGAGCGTGCGAGTGCTTCAAGGGCTTCGCCGGAGCGGACTGCACCCTCGAGGTCTGCCCTGCGGACTGCGGAGCGCACGGCCGGTGTGTCGGAGGTGTTTGCATCTGCTCGGAGGGTTTCCTCGGCGAGGACTGCTCGCGAACCAAGTGCCTCGACAGCTGCCGAGGCCGCTGTGAAGACGGAGTCTGCGCGTGTGACGAACCCTGGACCGGATCCGACTGCTCTGAGCTCGTCTGCCCCAAAGACTGCTACGAACGCGGCCGTTGCCAGAACGGCACCTGCTACTGCGACGAGGGGTACGCCGGGGAGGACTGCGGCGAACGCACCTGCGCCAACAACTGCCACGGCAACGGTTTCTGCGTGAACGGCCAGTGCGTCTGCGCCGCCGGCTTCAGCGGAGACGACTGCTCTCGGCTCACCTGCCTCAAGGACTGCAACGACAGGGGTACCTGCTTCAACGGGATGTGCATCTGCGACATCGGCTACCAAGGCGCAGACTGCAGCCAGCTGGCGTGCCTGAACAACTGCAACAACAGAGGCCAGTGCGTAAACGGGCAGTGTGCCTGCGATGTCGGCTTCCAGGGCGACGACTGCGCCGATCTTTCCTGCCCGAACGACTGCCTCCAGAGGGGGCGCTGCGTCAACGGCCAGTGCGTGTGCAAGGAGGGCTTCGCCGGAGAGGACTGCAGCATCAGGACCTGCCCCTCGAACTGCTACGGCCACGGCAAGTGCGTCAAGGGTCGTTGCGTGTGTCACGCGGGCTTCACCGGCGAGGACTGCGGCGAGCTGAGCTGCCCCAGCAACTGCCGAAACCGCGGCCGATGCGTCGACGGGCAGTGCGTCTGCGACGAGGGCTTCTCCGGAGAGGGCTGCGGTCAGAAAGCGTGTCTCAACGACTGCCTGGCCCGGGGCTACTGCGTGGACGGCCGGTGCGTCTGCCCAGAAGGCTACTCAGGAGACGACTGCTCGGTGCACGTCTGTCCGGGCGACTGCAACAACAGGGGGCGCTGCGTCAGCGGAAGGTGCACGTGCGAGAGCGGGTACGAAGGAGAGGGCTGCGCGGAGCTGAGCTGCCTCAACGACTGCCGGGACAAAGGCCGCTGCCTGGACGGTCGGTGCGCCTGCGACGAGGGATACATCGGAGAGGACTGCTCAGAAGGTAAGAAGCTCTGTTTTAAATTTCcccaaagaaacacacaccaaaaaaaaagagaaactatATAAAAAGAGGCGTTTcggtttgttgttttgctgttctctGCACTTTTGTTGGCAGTTCTTCACACCACAGACAGATGTGGCTCTGGAATTTGCATTAGCTGCTGTTTGTGGTGATTTAGGGCATGAGGAACCATCCAAGACAGCACCCCATTGCTTTtcttgtctccccccccccccttcagtgTCTCCTCCAAAGGACCTGACTGTTGGCGAGGTCACCTCTGACACGGTGGACCTGTCCTGGGACAACGAGATGCTGGTGACCGAGTACCTTGTGACGTACGTGCCCACCAGCCCCGGTGGTCTTCACATGGAGTTCACCGTGACGGGAGACAAAGCGGCGGCCACTGTCAAAGAGCTCGAACCCGGCATCGAGTACCTGATCAATGTCTACGCCGTTCTGAGCAACAAGAAGAGCATCCCCATCAGCGCCAGGGTGGCCACGGGTACGACCGCAGTCGTCCTCCCGCTAGTTTTCACGCGAGTAACTATCATGTGAGCTAACGGTGattatttctttgtttcccGACCCTGCAGAGCTTCCAAAACCAGAGGGTTTAATCTTCAAATCGGTGAGAGAGACCTCAGTGGAGGTGATGTGGGACCAGCTGGACATCTCCTTTGATGGCTGGGAGATCTATTTCCGCAACACGGTCAGTCTGCCCATCTCTTTTGAAGGTCTCGCCCGGGGAATTTATGCCAGCTTATTGCAAGTCTGAGCGAAAACGTGGCTTTATTTCAGTGCTAACCATTTTAAATTGCTTTGacatgtggagaaaaaaaaaaaaactctcagtTGGGCCGAGGTCTGGATGTCACTGCGGGTAAATCCGAGGCAGTAATGCTTTGGAAATATATTACTGTGCCGGCTGATAAGTCGAAGGGCCTTTTTCAAATTATGCCGCAGAGTTTtaatccattttttaaatttgtatgtCCTTTCTCGACCTCCGTGTTAATTATGATAACGGGCCGTGTGATGTAGTTTAACATCACTAGAGTTCTCTGACAGCTGCTGCGTCATGCAGACATAAAACGTGTCGGCAGAGCTCAATTTATCGCATGCCGTGCTCTATTTTCGGTATTCTGAGTTATGAAGTTAACACCTTTTACCTTTTAGCAGTTTAAGAGAGTAAATTTCTGCAGGAGAAACCTGATTGTCCGGAACGAGATGTTTTACATTCGTTTTATGTGTCCTcgcagaaagaagaaaacggGAAAGTGGTGAGCACCATCCCACCCACTCAAAACCAGTTTCTCCAGTCAGGCCTCGGACCGGGACAGGAGTACGAGGTCTCTGTTAACATCATCAAGAACAACACCAGAGGTCCCCAAACATCCCAAAAAGTCACCACCAGTAAGTCTCCCGgttgtaaacaaacattttctcaGAAAGTTGGATCATTTTAGACTGAACCCGTGAGATCGTAGACGTTTAAAATGATCCCGTTGCTGCTACGATTATGCAATGTTCCTTTCTCTGCTCTGTCTGGCAGATATtattgagaaaaagaagaaaaaaaaaacacattaatgtcaAAGAGTGAAATTCCATAATGAAAAGAAGAGTGATGACAGGAAGAGCCAGCTGGCTCTCCGTAGTCCCATCTTTGAGCTGAAGAGTAATGACTCTGACACTTTAAATCTCACCCCAGCATGAACACACATACGTATTTCTTTCTCGCTTTCACTaaatctcgctctctctcgctcgctgaAGCTTTTACTGCAGCGCTACTCAATAcataacgccccccccccctagttGCTGATGCAGTCGATGTGGCACGCCATCATGCACGGGGTAGCCGTTAAGCCGTTTTCATTTCtgatgtcatttatttatggaGGTTGAAAACTAGACGTGGTTTCCAGAACTGAATGATAGAAGTGAAGTTAGACCTTTCGTAACCCTCTTTACCCCCCCGGGGGTCCCCTTTTAACCCGGAGtgcatgaccccccccccttcccccccacccccttgaGTGAAAGGGAACCACATTATATTTCATGGTAGCCTTTTCCCTTGTTGATCCAAGTTATGGCTTTGTGTTACGAGAGAGCCAAGTGGAGTCTTATGAGAGCTGTTTTATGGATAGAAAACATGACGGGAGTGTTAAAGTTTGGTCACCGGTGCAGACTGAGACGTGGTCTTGATTTGATTTGTGAATGTCACCGTTAGAAGTTAAATCTTTCCTTCACAGACGGAATgtaataaatcttttttttttagcgagACTTTAGCGAGACTGAAGAACCGAAAAATACACTTAGTTGCTTTCTGAGAATTAGCTGGACACCGCTCATACAGACgtatgctaaatatgaagctggcattagcttagcttagcatttagACTGGAAGCACGGGGGGAAACTGACACTTTTTTAAGTCCACCAGCATCTTTAAAGAATACAATTGCTCAAACTCTGACTCCCCCTTCGCTCCCACCCCCAGAGATCGAAGGCCCCcggcaggtggaggtgaaggacgTGACGGACTCCTCCGCCCTGGTCGGTTGGTCTCAGCCGGTGGCTCCCACGGACAGACTCACCATGTTTTACGGGTCCAGCTCCGACCCCTCGGAGGAAACCAGAGTGGAGATTTCCCCCCAGGACAAGCAGCACAGCATCGACGGTCTGAGGCCCGACACAGAGTACAAGGTGTCGCTCGTCTCCAGGAGAGGAAAGCTCGACAGCGACCCTTCCATCACCACGTTCACCACAGGTAGGCCTGCGGTGGCttgtttatatttttcaattttATCGATGGTTTGCATGACACAAAGTCAAAAGGTTGCAGTGAATACTCATTGTCAACAAATCAAGAAAAGACCAAAGCTATAATTGTATCCTACCGACAAGAATGCGTCTCAAAGCCTGATATATCTTCTCCCTCTGTGTATTAGAGCCCCATTATTGTCAAAACTATTGAAAAcactgggtgacatgttccGTCATTATAAGTACACacgttgtatttcatttttactCAATCCCACATAAACCTTCACATTTACTCCCGAGAGctccaaatgtggattaatccgccgcggaaaatagtccccaacaaatgcactatttcatctttttttttatgacatttgatTCAAAAACTACGGTGATCAGCTGTTTAAGTAAACTACTGATCTTTTTAAATAACTACTACTTCGGTTGGGACTTGTTGACAATATGAACACATATAGAATAGCACCAGCCTTTGTGCATGAATTCTATTTAAACACTATGGGAAACCACGATGTATCGCAGAACATACTAGTGTGGATATATTTAGCAGTGTTCATATTTTTGGGGGTATTTTGGGATACTTTGGTATATCTCAAATTGTTATTATGAATtttgtttgtacttttattagattttttGTCTTATTTCTGTCTTGCCTGACATCCGTGAAGCCCTTTGAGCTGCACTCCCATGTATGAAAGGTGCTGCGCAACTAAAGTTTGATCTGTTTGCACACCGCAAACCGGAGTGCCCCAGTTTCCAATAATAGGCCAACTAATAGATGAAATGTCTGTGTGAATATAAGCTAGTTTGTGAGCATAAAAGGAATGAAATATTCTTTACTCTCGTTAGCCCTGGACGCCCCCGTGGACCTGCAGCCGGTGTCCCAGACGGACGACAGCATCACTCTGGAGTGGACCAACACTCAAGCTGACGTCGGCAACTATCTGGTGAAATACAGTCCCATCTCCGGAGCGACTCACGGCGAGGAACTGGTCCCGCGAGGACCCGGAGACACCACCAAAGCTACCATCACCGGTGAGGGCTCGAACGTATACGGAGGAGGAGCACACGTGCCTCGTGGTCATACCTAGTGGTCACTTTCCTTCTGTGCCTTCGGGGGGGGTTGCAGGTTTGAAACCGGGGACGGAGTACGGGATCGGTGTGACCGCCGTGAAGAACGGGAGGGAGAGTACCCCCGCTACCACGAATGCTGCAACTGGTGAGAGACCTCATAAACACACAGGCGGACATGTTTGTTGATACAAACTTTTTTTACACACTTTCACATTTTGTCAGATATCGATCCTCCCAGAGATTTGGAGGAAACGCAGTCCACCGAGAACTCGCTGACCTTGAGGTGGCGGAAACCCCAGGCCAAGGTCGGCGCCTACAGGCTGGTGTACGTCTCCGGGGACGGCCAGGTCGGGGAGGTGGAGATCCCGCCCACGGCGACTAGCTACGTCGTGTCCAACCTGACCCCCGGGATGGGCTACACCATCACTCTGGCTGCAGAGAGGGGCCTCAAGAGGAGCGCGCCCGTCACCGTGTCTGCGTCCACAGGTGGGCGGGGGAACCATTTCACCACGACATTATCTTGTCGcgcaaaatatgaaaataattgtttgtattCCAAATTGTGTTTGCCAGTATTCAGTCGGTGTATTTATAGATGGATGAACGCCAGAGATTTGAAGACTTCGCTGCCGCCAACACCAAGAAAATGAGACGCACTTACACCTAAATGATGCTTTCTTGAtttgtgccttttttgtttcgttttttcTTGTAGCctctttcacattttatttagctgacCCCGACGACCGTGAGCTAACGACTCCCACGGGCTCAGAGGACAATGTCATTACTTTTGCGTACTTAGAGCCCtccgaggacgaggacgagctCGTCGGGGAGCTCACGGTCTCGGGCGTCACGCCCGATGGATTTGACCTCACGTGGAAACCAAAGGCTCACGCCGTCTACGATAGCCTGACGGTAGAATATAAAGACACTCGGCGATTATGGGATGCGAGAGAGGCCCGTCTTCCTGGAGATGCCACTGGCTCTCGAATCCAGGGCCTGAATGCATCGACAGAATATCAAATAGAGCTTTACGGAGTTACCGGTAGCCAGAGATCTGCGCTACTCGAAGCGGTTGCAGTCACAGGTATAAGCTTCTCTTTTAGTTTATTATGGGACGATTTgtcctgttttttgttgttgtttgcataGAAGACACATAGTTGTTTAGCGGTATGACTTGCATGCTGGTATTTCACTCATTGAGATCATACCTTTTGGCATGAATGAACAGACAACACTCATTTGTTGCTTCCAAAAATTCAAATACAAGAAGAAATCTACAGATTGATTTCCTCCTggatttgacttttttttttgtgtttgttgctaaAGCTAATTCCATCAATTCATCGTCTCCATTTACTCGTATCGAATGCCAGCGCGTACGTCACTCGCATGACAGGAGGAGTGACTCAGAAACCGCTCTTCAGACTCAGCAGGCTTGTGCATGGCTTCGCCGTCTTATTTGAAGGCAACTGTGTACTTCCACTCCGGTGGACTACTCAAAAGGcttcaaaaataattaatggCGCCTCGCCTCGTGTGCCATTAATGCCCCTCGCTGCCGCTGGATGATAAAAAGACCCCGCGGTCCTGggaaagggaagagaaagaaaataagagaaTAAGGTTATGACGGGACAGCATTATTTGAATTTAACTGTACAACATGTCGTTCTTATTTTAACCCAGCTCCTCTCCgcaggttctttttttttttttttcagtcgtCAAACAGTTCCGGTGACAAATTCATTCAATTAACCTGCTTTTATTCACCGTAGCACCCGAGCCCAGCTCTCCGGATGTGCTCACGCTGAGCATCAAAGACGCCCCGAGCACCGCTGCTCTGgagacagcagcagctcagagccCAGAccccctcctccgtcctctaaACACTCCCGGGGCCGAGTCCGAAGGCTCGAGCCCGGAGGTACCGGGGGACCTCGCGGTCCACGTGAGCCCGACGAGGTCGGCGCCCGACGAGGCGTTCGATAGCTTTTCGGTGGAGCTCAGTGCTCCGTCGTCGGGGGCGACGCGAGCTCACGTGACCACACTACCGGGAAGTGTGAGAAACGCTGAAATAGAGGGTTTGACCCCCTCCACACATGATATCACATTGCAAGGGCTGGTGGAAGGGGGGCGGTCTTTACCTCTCAAAGCTTTTGCCACGACAGGTACATGCAgcaaatattttcatttttttttttgtaggcatccatcatcatcatcacatccaTTTACTTTGTAAAGCTCTAAACATGTGACGGCTGTTGACGTGAGCGAGATATTAAGTCATATTATTTTGAGAATTTTCTTTTAGCTTTTCATAATTTAAGTCAAAATATTTGCGAGAGAAAGTCTTATTTCTTCAAGATTAAGGATGCAGCATTTCAAGAATAAAAGCgttacatttttagaaaaagAGTCGCATAACATTTTAGGTTTGAGTTTGAATATTTCAAGACTAAATTCAGAGTAGTAACATTTCAAGATTAAAGTCATGTCATTTTGAGAAAAGCATTGTCACAGATTTGAGAAAAAAGTTGTAATTTACTCGTAAATCATGATTTTAAAGtcttgactttttcttttaaatccaAAATGAATTCCTGAAATATTacaaccctttttttcttcaatattaCGGTATTATCTGGTACTTTCTTTCAGAATAATTATTTAAAGTTGACTTCTGAgatcatttttttctctcactgtgGCTCAACGTCGCGGTAGTACTCATTGTTTGATGAATATTGTGAAAAGTTATGCGAGAGTCCTTTTTTTACAATCCATCTTGCCATTcagttgaccccccccccccccccacactctgatctgtctacctaccagaAGAGCCAAAGCCCGCGTTGAACCTCACCACCTCTGACATTACATGGGACGGCTTCACCGCGTCCTGGAGCCCCACCGGTGGGGAGTTTGACAGCTTTGTCATCGAGGTCACAAACTTGGAGAACTTCGAGGAGAGCCAGAACCTCAGTCTGTCCGGAGACGCCTTCAGCCTGGGCATCTCCGGGCTGAACCCCAACACCAGCTACATGGTGGGCCTGTTTGGGATGTATCGGGGCTCCTTCCTCGAGCCCGTGTACACTGAAGCCACCACAGGTACCCGTGGCGGTTTGTTTGGTTCTTTTTGGGCCTCTTAACTCTTTTAACTTTCCATTTCAGtcggtgtctgtgtctgtgtgtgtgtcttccacACTTCTCTGCATGAGAACGACGTAATAACCTAATCAACTTAACCGCCGTGATCCGTTCTTTACCCTCCAGCCACTGTTTCTGTCCAGCTGAGAGAGGGCAGGGTGATGGGGACTCGTGGCCGCATCACTGAGCAAAacaaacgccccccccccccccccccccccccccgaacggCTCCCTCCATCTTGGTTACCAAAGTGcatgacccccccctcccccttccctctACCATCCCCTGCATCGTGGTTGAGGTTTTGATGTGCTGCAACGATTGCAAAAGCAAAACCGATAACTTTCACCCGTCTCATGTCATCCCGTCAACACTCATTCGGTGTGTAATCGATTAACCTCGAAGGGAATCGTTTTGCTCGTTTACATGTGACACTTGAGCTCTGCTGGTTATGTTAAAAAAACtatccttgtttccttttttaaactgccagGTGGCAAATGATTAAATCTTCTTGTGGTTgtcaaggtaaaaaaaaagaagctaataaTATGACCGGAGGTTTACAGTGACCTTGTTTTACATCTGGAGTGACGCCTAATTTATCTGCTGCATGTTTTGAAAGCAACTGACTTTGTCGTCATCGCatggagaaaatatgtttttatgatatttttttttgacCCATTCTGCTTCGAATCGCTCCGGCGCAACAGGTTGCAGGATTTATCTCAACTGCATGATCAGATCTGCCTTCCGCATGCACGGAAGAAATATTTCATACGATTATATTTCTTCACGTTAGAGGAAACACTTGCAAGGCCAGTATCCTCCAGCTATTTTCAgcttttatctcttttt is a genomic window of Cyclopterus lumpus isolate fCycLum1 chromosome 12, fCycLum1.pri, whole genome shotgun sequence containing:
- the LOC117740502 gene encoding tenascin-like is translated as MTSAVEPLIRTGLSVRGSNGYLFHRTHEPTSSMATRGALGCLLLTALLSLSNAGLVKEILRHRRQTLEPPEDHNATLPSADRPVVFNHVYNINVPASSLCSVDLDAPESTRLRPKDAAASPGELFTEHTIDGENQIVFTHRINVPRQACGCGEDLTGLKELMSRLEMLEGEVSALRVQCNGDGACCGAQVTGAVGTKPYCHGNGNYSAETCGCICEPGWRGPNCTEPECPGDCQNRGRCVDGACECFKGFAGADCTLEVCPADCGAHGRCVGGVCICSEGFLGEDCSRTKCLDSCRGRCEDGVCACDEPWTGSDCSELVCPKDCYERGRCQNGTCYCDEGYAGEDCGERTCANNCHGNGFCVNGQCVCAAGFSGDDCSRLTCLKDCNDRGTCFNGMCICDIGYQGADCSQLACLNNCNNRGQCVNGQCACDVGFQGDDCADLSCPNDCLQRGRCVNGQCVCKEGFAGEDCSIRTCPSNCYGHGKCVKGRCVCHAGFTGEDCGELSCPSNCRNRGRCVDGQCVCDEGFSGEGCGQKACLNDCLARGYCVDGRCVCPEGYSGDDCSVHVCPGDCNNRGRCVSGRCTCESGYEGEGCAELSCLNDCRDKGRCLDGRCACDEGYIGEDCSEVSPPKDLTVGEVTSDTVDLSWDNEMLVTEYLVTYVPTSPGGLHMEFTVTGDKAAATVKELEPGIEYLINVYAVLSNKKSIPISARVATELPKPEGLIFKSVRETSVEVMWDQLDISFDGWEIYFRNTKEENGKVVSTIPPTQNQFLQSGLGPGQEYEVSVNIIKNNTRGPQTSQKVTTKIEGPRQVEVKDVTDSSALVGWSQPVAPTDRLTMFYGSSSDPSEETRVEISPQDKQHSIDGLRPDTEYKVSLVSRRGKLDSDPSITTFTTALDAPVDLQPVSQTDDSITLEWTNTQADVGNYLVKYSPISGATHGEELVPRGPGDTTKATITGLKPGTEYGIGVTAVKNGRESTPATTNAATDIDPPRDLEETQSTENSLTLRWRKPQAKVGAYRLVYVSGDGQVGEVEIPPTATSYVVSNLTPGMGYTITLAAERGLKRSAPVTVSASTASFTFYLADPDDRELTTPTGSEDNVITFAYLEPSEDEDELVGELTVSGVTPDGFDLTWKPKAHAVYDSLTVEYKDTRRLWDAREARLPGDATGSRIQGLNASTEYQIELYGVTGSQRSALLEAVAVTAPEPSSPDVLTLSIKDAPSTAALETAAAQSPDPLLRPLNTPGAESEGSSPEVPGDLAVHVSPTRSAPDEAFDSFSVELSAPSSGATRAHVTTLPGSVRNAEIEGLTPSTHDITLQGLVEGGRSLPLKAFATTEEPKPALNLTTSDITWDGFTASWSPTGGEFDSFVIEVTNLENFEESQNLSLSGDAFSLGISGLNPNTSYMVGLFGMYRGSFLEPVYTEATTVNQPVVGKLYISNLTSESFSISWNGTEGEFDGFILEIIDSDWQTEPKEYNVSRSGTSRDVTGLRPSTDYIAYFYGTYKGSRTSPISIVASTAEEPDLSRLVVSNVTSDRLYLSWRTGEKAFDNFIVEVRESALPSQAMGRTLAGDVRSTVMAGLKARTSYDIKLYASAGGRNTQPLFDVATTEDVPQLGPIAASSVSPHNLSLSWSAVSGHFDGFVVRVSDPEQLSDTLEFRLPGEVRNFTISNLMDATGYDIELYGISHGRHTPSVLAHAVTAPLPRVENLTISNLTPYGFRVSWEVKQQQQQQEEEELAPSSGGFRHFHIVVTDSGWLLEPQEFTVPGNQSHLDIWGLITGIGYEVRLTGVSESGLLSRPLTTVAVTEAEPEVEHLFVSDVTADGFRLSWAADEDLFDRYVIKIRDGKRFAHPREYGASGAERTKVLTGLMSGTEYEIELYGVTLDQRSQPITGVAQTGLSTPRGLSFSEVTDSTAVVHWSMPRSPVDNYRIAYVPFEGGSPLVVTVGGDVFETLLPDMIPGKMYQVTVSAVKGLEESDPSTDTVVTALDKPQGLTAANVTDTSALLVWQPSVATVDGYVITYSADSVSHVVERVSGNTVEFEMDSLVPGAHYTVGVHALKEAQKSDSAVTEFTTDVDPPRDLMAINIQTDSATLTWKPPQAAVTGYTLTFSADGTIREVVLSPTASSYSMAALTGSTEYDVRLQAIAGTQRSRHVTAVFTTIGQLYRRPRDCAQTFLNGETSSGLYTVYVGGEERQPIQVYCDMTTDGGGWMVFLRRQNGKLEFFRNWKNYTAGFGNMNDEFWLGLSNLHKITNSGHYELRVDMRDSGESAYAQYDKLTIAEPKTRYKIYVGAYSGTAGDSMTYHQGRPFSTFDNDNDIAVTNCALSYKGAFWYKNCHRVNLMGKYGDGSHSKGINWFHWKGHEHSIEFAEMKIRPANFRNFESRKKRS